The Dehalogenimonas lykanthroporepellens BL-DC-9 genome includes a window with the following:
- a CDS encoding acetylglutamate kinase (KEGG: det:DET1257 acetylglutamate kinase~TIGRFAM: acetylglutamate kinase~PFAM: aspartate/glutamate/uridylate kinase) codes for MNKTIVIKLGGSVLGSRDTSLEDVVALKKAGYRPVVVHGGAATVNDWLKRLGLATRIHNGERVTDRENLDVVAAVLGGLVNKETTAHLLALGVRAVGISGVDGGLITGRPRGVEWGYMGDAERVDPTLLHLLLENEFVPVVSPVSLNGGDPENRLLNINGDPVAGELAAALQADKLVFLTDVPGIRDGEGELIEAVTAREAEELVTGGIATGGMVPKIRAARRASAAGTVTSIVDGSQAHMLYKEVVEGGCGTAIIA; via the coding sequence ATGAATAAAACCATAGTCATCAAGCTGGGGGGCTCAGTCCTGGGCAGTCGTGATACCTCTCTGGAGGATGTGGTCGCCCTGAAAAAGGCTGGCTATCGTCCGGTAGTAGTTCACGGGGGCGCGGCAACGGTTAACGATTGGTTGAAACGCCTGGGACTGGCAACCCGCATTCATAATGGTGAGAGGGTAACCGACAGGGAAAACCTGGATGTGGTCGCCGCTGTTCTGGGAGGCCTGGTCAACAAGGAAACCACTGCTCATCTTCTCGCCCTGGGCGTCCGGGCGGTGGGGATTTCCGGTGTTGACGGCGGTTTGATTACCGGGAGACCCAGAGGCGTCGAATGGGGTTATATGGGTGATGCCGAAAGGGTGGACCCGACTCTGCTCCACCTGTTACTCGAAAACGAATTTGTCCCTGTGGTGTCACCGGTATCACTTAACGGCGGTGATCCCGAGAATCGATTACTCAATATCAACGGTGACCCGGTGGCCGGGGAGCTGGCGGCGGCGCTTCAGGCGGATAAGCTGGTGTTTCTTACCGATGTTCCGGGTATCCGGGACGGCGAAGGAGAGTTGATAGAGGCTGTAACCGCCCGGGAGGCGGAAGAACTGGTGACCGGCGGTATCGCTACCGGCGGTATGGTGCCGAAAATACGCGCCGCCCGGCGGGCCAGCGCCGCCGGCACCGTGACCAGTATCGTTGATGGCAGTCAGGCTCACATGCTTTACAAAGAAGTAGTTGAGGGCGGTTGCGGCACTGCCATTATCGCCTGA
- a CDS encoding arginine biosynthesis bifunctional protein ArgJ (TIGRFAM: arginine biosynthesis bifunctional protein ArgJ~KEGG: dev:DhcVS_1039 bifunctional ornithine acetyltransferase/N-acetylglutamate synthase protein~PFAM: arginine biosynthesis protein ArgJ): MHRRNYLINLSQTSNVIKETAKLCRNSMVIDEFTRRLFGFCHVSAAVIYSSVTTLLIMRNGISIISGGSVTSPAGFTAGAVSAGIKNSPNALDLALLVSEQPAVAAGVFTRNRFRAAPVILSQRRLRNGRGRAIVVNSGCANAGTGEIGRQDADTMTGMAGGLLGFDKSEVMVASTGVIGVTLPMGRVSAGLERITLSQAGGHDFARAIMTTDSVAKEIAVTVPELGFTVGGCAKGSGMIHPDMATMLAFITTDAGVNANLLKKILRRCVDRSFNLVSVDGDTSTNDSVFIMANGSSGVVLDTEPGALSLFEEALATVCVFLAKAIARDGEGATRLIELTVTGTDSERDARKVVRTVLSSLLVKTAIHGGDPNWGRIVAAAGRSGVPLDLSCVSLDVGGIVVFDRGQPVPFDEAVAGTVMSRPEIPVRLNLGSGPCTLTGWGCDLSDTYVHINADYTT; the protein is encoded by the coding sequence ATGCACCGTAGAAATTATTTGATTAACCTTAGTCAAACATCAAATGTCATTAAGGAAACGGCAAAACTGTGCCGTAACTCGATGGTGATTGATGAATTTACCCGGCGCTTATTCGGCTTTTGCCACGTTTCGGCGGCTGTGATATATTCTAGCGTCACCACTTTATTGATTATGAGAAACGGCATTTCTATTATTTCCGGTGGTTCTGTCACCTCTCCAGCAGGTTTTACTGCGGGAGCGGTATCTGCCGGTATCAAAAATTCTCCCAACGCGCTGGACCTGGCTCTGCTGGTGTCGGAACAGCCGGCTGTGGCCGCCGGGGTTTTTACCCGGAACCGTTTCCGGGCGGCGCCTGTGATTCTGTCACAACGAAGGTTGAGAAACGGCCGGGGCCGGGCGATAGTAGTGAATTCAGGGTGCGCTAATGCCGGTACCGGAGAAATCGGTCGTCAGGATGCCGACACCATGACCGGTATGGCCGGTGGGCTGCTGGGTTTTGATAAGTCCGAGGTGATGGTTGCCAGCACCGGTGTTATCGGCGTGACATTGCCGATGGGTCGGGTGTCAGCCGGGCTGGAGCGGATAACCCTGTCGCAGGCAGGCGGACATGATTTCGCCCGCGCCATTATGACCACTGATTCGGTGGCTAAGGAGATTGCCGTCACGGTGCCAGAGCTTGGTTTTACCGTTGGTGGGTGCGCAAAGGGTTCGGGCATGATTCACCCGGATATGGCGACCATGCTGGCTTTTATCACTACCGATGCCGGTGTCAATGCCAATCTGTTGAAAAAGATACTCCGGCGCTGTGTCGACCGGTCTTTCAACCTGGTATCCGTTGATGGGGATACCTCGACCAACGACAGCGTTTTCATCATGGCCAACGGTTCTTCCGGTGTCGTTCTGGATACTGAACCCGGGGCGCTGAGTCTTTTCGAGGAAGCTCTGGCCACGGTCTGCGTTTTTCTGGCCAAGGCAATAGCTCGCGACGGCGAGGGAGCCACCCGTCTGATTGAGCTGACCGTTACCGGGACCGATTCGGAAAGAGACGCCCGGAAGGTTGTTCGAACGGTGCTGTCGTCACTGCTGGTCAAGACCGCTATTCACGGCGGCGACCCTAACTGGGGTCGTATCGTAGCCGCCGCCGGGCGTTCCGGAGTACCGCTGGATTTATCCTGTGTCAGCCTGGATGTCGGCGGCATCGTAGTATTCGACAGGGGGCAACCGGTGCCTTTCGATGAAGCCGTGGCCGGGACGGTAATGAGCCGTCCGGAAATACCGGTAAGATTGAACCTGGGGTCGGGACCCTGTACTTTGACCGGTTGGGGTTGCGATCTCAGCGACACCTATGTCCATATCAACGCCGACTACACTACCTGA